In Cyanobium sp. WAJ14-Wanaka, the following are encoded in one genomic region:
- a CDS encoding TIGR03960 family B12-binding radical SAM protein, whose product MNLAEAPIDFEALIDLGISKPARYLGNELGVKPRDWQAAWAADGVRWALTYPEVYEVGASNLGHVILYSILNAVPGQLCDRAYLPAADLSARLRERGQALFGVESRRPLTAFDILGFSLSYELGGTNILEMLDLAQVPIRAVDRGDLPLNDPESPPLIFAGGPTATSNPEPFAAFFDFIALGDGEELLPEIGLVVAEGKATGLSRSALLRDLAQVPGVYVPSLYGPGADGIGIEPLAGLVPSPPRRVLRRTATPMPHYAMGLVPHIETVHDRLTIEIRRGCTRGCRFCQPGMLTRPARDVEPEAVIEAVEEGMRQTGYSDFSLLSLSCSDYLALPAVGVELRNRLADKNVSLTLPSQRVDRFDQNIAHILGGTRKAGLTFAPEAGTQRLRDIVNKGLTDAELLRGVRTAMENGYRKLKLYFMVGLPGESDADVLGIAHTCRELQRQCLDLGRLELNLTISNFTPKPHTPFQWHSVSTVEFRRRQELLRQALRQLRGLKTNFTDVRLSAVEDFVGRGDRRLAPVIEAAWRAGAGLDAWFESADRSYGAWTAAITEAGLEGRYRSMEMGAWSAAEALGSDDLDTFCRQSLPWDHIDSGVDKRWLAEDLKRALAEAVVPDCSFEGCSSCGVCGPELGHNVVIPPPPVPAQLPQRAPASGRISRLRMGFSKTGSLALISHLDTLRLLERALRRSALPVSFSGGFHPLPRLQLALALPLGVEGTGEWLDLEFVEPVDPAQVRSQLQGELPLEFQLLSAWAVPVFGPSLSQELEAARWQMAFKPAPGMELPDQQAWQQAIAALLAAESLPWSDTDKKGRPRQRDCRPALVSLGLVAGAAATLEFQAAIDPSGRSLRPEQLQFWLAQELGQPLQLARMRRQELLLKPVLTSREGE is encoded by the coding sequence GTGAATCTCGCTGAAGCTCCGATTGATTTCGAGGCCCTGATTGATCTGGGCATCAGTAAGCCGGCCCGCTATTTGGGCAATGAGTTGGGGGTCAAACCCCGCGACTGGCAGGCCGCCTGGGCGGCGGACGGGGTGCGCTGGGCCCTCACCTACCCCGAGGTCTACGAGGTGGGGGCCAGCAACCTGGGCCATGTGATCCTCTATTCGATCCTCAACGCCGTGCCAGGCCAGTTGTGCGATCGGGCCTATTTGCCGGCGGCGGATCTGTCGGCGCGGCTGCGGGAAAGGGGCCAAGCCCTATTTGGTGTGGAAAGTCGCAGACCCCTAACCGCCTTCGACATCCTTGGTTTCAGCCTCAGCTACGAACTTGGCGGCACCAACATTTTGGAAATGTTGGATTTGGCCCAGGTACCGATTCGGGCCGTCGATCGCGGTGACCTGCCCCTCAACGATCCTGAATCGCCACCGTTGATCTTCGCCGGGGGGCCCACCGCCACCAGTAACCCCGAGCCCTTTGCCGCCTTTTTTGATTTCATCGCCCTGGGCGATGGCGAAGAGCTGTTGCCGGAAATTGGGCTGGTGGTGGCCGAGGGCAAGGCGACTGGGCTAAGCCGCAGCGCCCTGTTGCGGGATTTGGCCCAGGTGCCAGGGGTCTATGTGCCCTCCCTCTACGGCCCTGGCGCCGATGGGATTGGCATCGAGCCCCTGGCGGGGCTTGTGCCAAGTCCGCCCAGGCGGGTTTTGCGGCGAACGGCCACGCCGATGCCCCACTACGCCATGGGCCTGGTGCCCCACATCGAAACGGTGCACGACCGGCTGACCATCGAGATTCGCCGGGGGTGCACCAGGGGGTGTCGCTTTTGCCAGCCCGGCATGCTCACCCGCCCCGCCCGCGATGTGGAGCCGGAGGCGGTGATCGAGGCGGTGGAGGAGGGCATGCGCCAAACCGGCTACTCAGATTTCTCCCTGCTCTCCTTGAGCTGTTCGGATTATTTGGCCCTGCCGGCGGTGGGGGTAGAGCTGCGCAACCGTCTTGCCGACAAAAATGTGAGCCTCACCCTGCCTAGCCAGCGGGTGGATCGTTTTGACCAAAACATTGCCCACATCCTTGGGGGTACCCGCAAGGCCGGACTCACCTTTGCCCCTGAGGCCGGCACCCAGCGCCTGCGCGACATTGTCAACAAGGGGCTTACGGATGCGGAGCTCTTGCGCGGTGTTCGCACCGCCATGGAAAACGGTTACCGCAAACTGAAGCTCTATTTCATGGTTGGCCTGCCGGGTGAAAGCGATGCCGATGTGCTCGGTATTGCCCACACCTGCAGGGAGTTGCAGCGGCAGTGTCTTGATTTGGGCCGACTGGAACTGAATCTCACGATTAGCAATTTCACGCCCAAGCCCCATACCCCTTTCCAGTGGCACAGCGTCAGTACGGTGGAATTTCGGCGTCGCCAGGAGTTGTTGCGCCAGGCCCTGCGCCAGTTGAGGGGGTTGAAAACCAATTTCACCGATGTGCGCCTTTCGGCGGTGGAAGACTTTGTGGGCCGCGGCGACCGCCGCCTGGCGCCGGTGATAGAGGCGGCCTGGCGAGCAGGGGCCGGCCTGGATGCCTGGTTTGAATCGGCGGATCGCAGCTACGGAGCCTGGACCGCGGCGATTACGGAGGCGGGCCTGGAGGGCCGTTACCGGTCCATGGAAATGGGTGCTTGGAGTGCGGCCGAGGCCCTGGGCAGCGACGATCTCGATACCTTTTGCCGGCAGAGCCTGCCCTGGGATCACATCGATTCGGGAGTCGATAAGCGCTGGCTGGCGGAAGATCTCAAGAGGGCCCTGGCTGAAGCGGTGGTGCCCGACTGCTCCTTTGAAGGCTGCAGCAGCTGTGGGGTCTGTGGACCGGAGCTCGGACACAACGTGGTGATCCCGCCGCCGCCGGTGCCGGCCCAGCTGCCCCAGCGCGCCCCCGCCAGTGGGCGGATTAGCCGCCTGCGGATGGGCTTCAGCAAAACGGGATCGCTGGCCCTGATTAGCCATCTCGACACCCTGCGGCTGCTGGAGCGGGCCCTGCGCCGCAGCGCACTTCCGGTCAGTTTCAGTGGCGGCTTCCATCCCTTGCCCCGCCTGCAGTTGGCCTTGGCCCTGCCCCTCGGTGTGGAGGGCACCGGTGAGTGGCTCGACCTGGAGTTTGTGGAGCCGGTTGATCCGGCCCAGGTGCGCAGCCAGCTCCAGGGCGAACTGCCCCTGGAATTTCAGTTGCTATCGGCTTGGGCCGTGCCCGTATTTGGCCCAAGCCTTTCCCAGGAGCTTGAAGCGGCCCGCTGGCAAATGGCTTTTAAGCCGGCACCAGGCATGGAACTCCCCGATCAGCAGGCCTGGCAGCAGGCAATCGCCGCATTGTTGGCCGCCGAATCCCTGCCCTGGAGCGACACCGATAAGAAGGGTCGTCCCCGGCAACGGGATTGCCGCCCTGCCCTGGTTTCCCTCGGGCTGGTCGCTGGCGCTGCGGCAACCCTGGAGTTCCAGGCGGCCATTGATCCATCTGGCCGGAGCCTGAGGCCCGAGCAGCTGCAGTTTTGGCTAGCCCAGGAGCTGGGCCAGCCGCTGCAACTGGCCAGGATGCGGCGCCAAGAATTGCTTCTAAAGCCCGTGCTAACTTCACGGGAAGGCGAGTAG
- a CDS encoding LL-diaminopimelate aminotransferase, with the protein MVQVNGNYLKLKAGYLFPEIARRVKGFSEANPDAPIIRLGIGDVTEPLPEACREAMKAAIDEMGTREGFHGYGPEQGYLWLREAIAKNDFQARGCQVNPEEIFVSDGSKCDSSNILDILGEGNRIAVTDPVYPVYVDSNVMAGRTGDADEAGQYGGLTYLPITATNGFCAPLPEGKVDLIYLCFPNNPTGAVATREQLKQWVDYALANNALILFDAAYEAFIQDPSLPHSIYEIEGARDCAIEFRSFSKNAGFTGTRCALTVVPRGLMGTAANGEKVELWSLWNRRQCTKFNGVSYIVQRGAEAVYAPAGRAQVQALIAFYMENATIIRRELSAAGLEVHGGQQAPYVWLKTPTGIDSWGFFDHLLGKAHVVGTPGSGFGAAGEGYFRLSAFNSLANVEEAMRRIRSL; encoded by the coding sequence ATGGTTCAAGTAAACGGCAATTACCTCAAGCTCAAGGCGGGCTACCTATTCCCTGAAATCGCCAGGCGGGTAAAGGGCTTCAGCGAAGCCAACCCCGACGCCCCAATCATTCGCCTGGGCATTGGCGATGTCACCGAACCCCTCCCCGAGGCCTGCCGCGAAGCGATGAAAGCGGCCATCGACGAAATGGGTACCCGCGAGGGCTTCCACGGCTACGGCCCAGAACAGGGCTACCTATGGCTAAGGGAGGCGATTGCCAAAAACGATTTCCAAGCCCGAGGCTGCCAGGTGAATCCGGAGGAAATCTTCGTTTCCGATGGCTCCAAGTGCGACAGCAGCAACATCCTCGACATCCTGGGAGAAGGCAATCGAATCGCTGTCACTGATCCGGTTTATCCGGTTTATGTTGATAGCAACGTGATGGCAGGGCGCACCGGTGATGCCGACGAGGCCGGCCAATACGGCGGCCTCACCTACCTGCCCATTACCGCCACCAACGGCTTCTGCGCCCCCCTGCCCGAGGGCAAGGTGGACTTGATCTACCTCTGCTTCCCCAACAACCCCACCGGGGCCGTCGCCACCAGGGAGCAGCTAAAGCAATGGGTCGACTACGCCCTGGCCAACAACGCCCTGATCCTGTTCGACGCCGCCTACGAGGCCTTCATCCAGGACCCCTCGCTGCCCCACTCGATCTACGAGATCGAGGGCGCCCGCGATTGCGCGATCGAATTCCGCTCGTTTTCCAAGAACGCGGGCTTCACGGGCACCCGCTGTGCCCTCACGGTGGTGCCCCGGGGCCTGATGGGCACGGCCGCCAATGGCGAGAAGGTGGAGCTATGGAGCCTGTGGAACCGGCGTCAGTGCACCAAGTTCAACGGCGTGAGCTACATCGTGCAGCGCGGCGCCGAGGCGGTCTATGCCCCGGCAGGGCGGGCCCAGGTGCAGGCTCTGATCGCTTTTTACATGGAAAACGCCACAATTATTCGCCGCGAACTATCGGCGGCGGGACTGGAGGTCCATGGCGGTCAGCAGGCCCCCTACGTGTGGCTGAAAACGCCTACGGGGATCGACTCCTGGGGCTTCTTTGACCACCTCCTGGGCAAGGCCCACGTGGTCGGCACCCCGGGCAGTGGCTTTGGGGCGGCCGGCGAGGGCTACTTCCGTCTGTCAGCCTTTAACAGCCTCGCCAATGTGGAAGAGGCAATGCGCCGCATCCGTTCGCTGTAA
- the clpS gene encoding ATP-dependent Clp protease adapter ClpS yields the protein MTWATQSNPGGAAVMEKAPERVRKPSPRYKVLLHNDPVNSMEYVVGTLRQVVPSLSEQDAIAVMLEAHNTGVGLVIVCDLEPAEFYCETLKAKGLSSSLEPES from the coding sequence ATGACCTGGGCAACCCAAAGCAATCCTGGCGGCGCAGCCGTAATGGAGAAGGCCCCTGAGCGAGTGCGCAAGCCTTCCCCCCGCTACAAGGTGCTGCTCCACAACGATCCCGTGAATTCCATGGAATACGTGGTGGGAACCCTGCGGCAGGTGGTTCCATCCCTAAGTGAGCAAGACGCCATCGCCGTAATGCTGGAGGCCCACAACACCGGGGTGGGCTTAGTGATCGTCTGCGACCTGGAGCCAGCGGAGTTCTATTGCGAAACCCTCAAGGCAAAGGGGCTCAGCAGCAGCCTCGAACCGGAGAGCTGA
- a CDS encoding CPBP family intramembrane glutamic endopeptidase, translating to MAPLAANGPKWPGTLLYVPVLYGLGWLGARPCALLFPHWRPDQVDLAGLVLSLALLLISLPIRLRRVWGAEHPWQGLGLAMPIHLAAKAWLRGALKGLFLLALVVLVLVLAGQARWLGELNTALLLNAIALMLGVGFAEELLFRGWLWGELELELGSNRALWLQAAIFALLHPWYRAPGLEAIGLLGGLTLLGLALALQRRADDGALWGSIGLHGWLVGGWFLAQKGLLQISPAAPGWWVGPGGADINPIGGLIGWIGLGLLLWVRRRWWPRHLSQKPETAELSLVISEDNNGPGANPPT from the coding sequence ATGGCCCCTTTGGCCGCCAATGGGCCGAAGTGGCCGGGCACCTTGCTTTACGTGCCCGTTTTGTACGGGTTGGGTTGGCTAGGGGCCAGGCCCTGTGCCCTTTTATTTCCCCACTGGAGACCAGACCAGGTCGATTTAGCGGGCCTGGTGCTTTCGCTGGCCCTGCTGCTGATCAGCCTGCCCATCAGGCTTCGCAGGGTTTGGGGGGCCGAGCATCCCTGGCAGGGTCTGGGCCTGGCCATGCCGATTCACCTGGCGGCCAAGGCCTGGCTGCGGGGAGCCCTAAAGGGCCTATTTCTACTGGCGTTGGTGGTTTTGGTTTTGGTTTTAGCCGGCCAGGCCCGCTGGCTTGGGGAGCTAAACACAGCTCTGCTCCTCAATGCCATCGCCCTGATGCTCGGGGTGGGCTTTGCCGAGGAGCTGCTATTTCGCGGCTGGCTCTGGGGAGAATTGGAATTGGAGCTGGGCTCCAATAGGGCACTTTGGCTGCAGGCAGCCATCTTTGCCCTGCTCCATCCCTGGTATCGGGCGCCGGGATTGGAGGCCATTGGCCTTTTGGGCGGCCTAACCCTGCTGGGGCTGGCCCTGGCCCTGCAGCGCCGGGCCGACGACGGCGCCCTCTGGGGATCGATCGGGCTGCACGGTTGGCTGGTGGGGGGATGGTTTTTAGCGCAAAAGGGCCTGCTGCAGATTTCGCCGGCTGCCCCCGGTTGGTGGGTGGGCCCAGGCGGAGCCGACATCAACCCAATTGGGGGCCTAATTGGCTGGATTGGCCTCGGGTTGCTGCTCTGGGTGCGGCGACGCTGGTGGCCGCGCCACCTTTCCCAGAAGCCCGAAACAG